The Streptomyces sp. V4I8 genome includes the window CCTCCGCGGGTGGCTGCGGCCATGTGCAGTGAGGCCACGACGAGTTCGGCATCGTGGCGAGCGCCCATCGCGTAACCGAGCAGGCGGCGTGAGAACAGGTCGATCACCGTGGCCAGGTAGAGCTTGCCCTCACCCGTGACGATCTCGGTCATGTCGCCGCACCAGACTTGGTCCGGGGCATCCGCGCTGAAGTCGCGGCGCACGAAGTCCGGCGCCGCGGCCCGCCTACCGGGGCGGGTGAGCCCGCGACGCCAGCGTACCTTCCGTCCGGCCAGGCCCAGCTCGGCCATGGTCTTCGCGACGGTGTTCACCGAGACGCGCCATCCCTGCCTGACGAGCGTGATCCACACCTTCGGGGAGCCGTAGGTGCCGCCCGAGGCGTCGAAGACGCGCCGGACGGCCTCGGCCAGCTGTCCGCGCCGCACTTCGCGGGCGGTGACAGGCCTGTCCTTCCACTTGTAGAACCACGACTCGCTCACGCCCAGCACCCGGCAGGACGTGGTGTGCGGAATGTTCTTCTCGGCCTTGCAGTCGCTGATCACCCCGGCCAGCCGGGC containing:
- a CDS encoding IS3 family transposase → MGEVAAADPARLAGVISDCKAEKNIPHTTSCRVLGVSESWFYKWKDRPVTAREVRRGQLAEAVRRVFDASGGTYGSPKVWITLVRQGWRVSVNTVAKTMAELGLAGRKVRWRRGLTRPGRRAAAPDFVRRDFSADAPDQVWCGDMTEIVTGEGKLYLATVIDLFSRRLLGYAMGARHDAELVVASLHMAAATRGGDVKGVIFHSDRGSEYVSRRFKRVCRRLGVTQSMGRVGSCFDNAVSEAFNSVLKVEYIYRHTFDTRTEARLKIATWITGFYNTRRLHSVCEYHSPIDYEHMHRTGSALELAA